Within the Angustibacter sp. Root456 genome, the region GCCGGCGGCCTTCAGGCCCTGGATGAACCGGTTGTACGTCATGCCGTTGGCGCGGGCCGCGGCGTTGATGCGCTGGATCCACAGGCGACGGAAGTCGCCCTTCTTGGCCCGGCGGTCGCGGTAGGCGTAGCCGAGGGAGTGGGTGACCTGCTCCTTGGCCTTGCGGTACAGGCGCGAGCGCTGACCGCGGTAGCCGCTCGCCCGCTCGAGGACGACCCGGCGCTTCTTCTGGGCGTTGACCGCCCGCTTCACGCGTGCCACGTGAGTACTCCTTCAGTGATGGCCGGCGACCGCTCCGTCGAGGAGGGCGCCGAGGGGAACGGGTGGCCTCAGCGGCCGAGCAGCTTCTTGATCTTCTTGACGTCCGACTTCGCGACCACGACGTCGTTGGAGAGGGCGCGGGCCTTCTGCGGCGTCTTCTCGTGGAACTTGTGGACGTGACCGGCCTGCTCGCGCATGACCTTGCCCTTGCCGGTGATCCGGAAGCGCTTCTTCGCACCACTGTGCGTCTTGTTCTTCGGCATGGCTGCCGTTCTCCTCGTCGTCGTCGACCCGCGGGTGCGGGCGCGTCTCGTCGTACCGGCCGGTGCGGGCACCGGTCGGGAGCTGGTGGTACCTGGTTCAGACCTGGGCTCAGGCCTCGGCGGGTGCCGGGGTCTCGGCGGGGCTCGTGGACGGCTCGGTGGCGCTGTCGGCAGCGGCTGCGGCGTCGTCCGCCGCGCTGCGCCGGCGGCGCTCCTCGGCCTTGGCGTCGGCCTTCTTCTTCGTGGGGCCGAGCACCATGATCATGTTGCGGCCGTCCTGCTTCGGCGCGCTCTCGACGAAACCGAGCTCGGCGACGTCCTCCGCGAGGCGCTGCAGCAGCCGGAAGCCCAGCTCGGGCCGGGACTGCTCGCGACCACGGAACATGATCGTGACCTTCACCTTGTCACCGGCCTTGAGGAACCGCTCGACGTGGCCCTTCTTGGTGCCGTAGTCGTGCGGGTCGATCTTCGGCCGGAGCTTGATCTCCTTGATCACGGTGTTGATCTGGTTCTTGCGGGCCTCACGGGCCTTCAGAGCCGCTTCGTACTTGAACTTGCCGAAGTCCATGAGCTTGCAGACCGGCGGGCGGGCCGTGGGGGCCACCTCGACCAGGTCGAGGTCAGCCTCCTGGGCCAGCCGCAGCGCGTCCTCGACGCGCACGATGCCGACCTGCTCGCCGTTGGGTCCGACGAGCCGCACCTCGGGTACCCGGATGCGGTCGTTGATGCGGGGCTCGCTGATGTGCTGCTCCTTGAGTTCGGGCGGGACCGCGGAGACGAGAAAGGCTCCCGTCGCCGTCGCGAGGGGAGCCTCAGGTGGTCCGTCAACCGCGGGGAGCGGGACGCCGGCGAACCGTCGTACCGCTGCTCACGGACCGGCCCGAGGGCCGGCCGGACCGAGACCCGGCAGCCGCTAGGCCACTCGGGTGGGAGAGACTCCACTTGCGCACCAGACCTGCTGGCGACCCGGAGGCCGGCGACGGATCTGGTCGGTCAGTCTGCAAGGGTATCAGCATGGACGAGCACTCCTCTATTCCGTCAGCTCCCGAGCCTGACGCCGCCGCCGTGCGCGACATCGCCGACGTCCCAGCGATCGAGGTGATCACGACCACCGCGCTGCACCTCATGAGCGCCGCGGCCGTGAAGTGCGGGCTGGGGGCCGACGAGGAGAGCGCCGCCCACCGCGACCTCGACGAGGCGCGCAAGCTGATCTCGGCGCTGGCGGGCCTGGTCACCGCCGCCGCGCCCGAGGTGGGCAACCAGCACGCGCGGCTGCTGCGTGACGGGCTGCGCCAGGTGCAGCTGGCGTTCCGCGAGGCCTCCCCCGTGCCCGACCCGCCCGGCCAGGGCCCGGGCGAGAAGCTCACCGGCCCCGTCTCCTGACCGTTGCCCCGCTCTCCCGTTGATCACGTTCAGTGGGTGACACTCCGCTTGCTGAGGGGTGCACCCCTCAGCAAGCGGGAGCAACCCTCGACCAGCGAGCGATGGCGGCCCGGCTCAGCGATCGGCGAGCGCCAGCTCGAAGGCGGCGTAGGCGGCGCGGCCGCACAGCACGAACCGCACGTGCGCCACGGCGGCGCCGGACTCGCGCACGGTGCGGACGGCGATCGGCGCGGCCTCGGCCAACGGGTAGCCGTACGCGCCGGTGGAGATCGACGGGAAGGCCACGCTGGCCGCACCCAGCTCGTCGGCGACCCGCAGGCTCTCGCGGTAGGCCGAGGCGAGCAGCTCGGCTGCGGCCGGGTCCCGCCCGTAGACGGGGCCGACCGTGTGGATCACCCAGCGCGCCGGGAGGCGCCCGGCCGTCGTGGCCACGGCCTGCCCCGTGGGCAACCCGCGGGGCAGCGACGTGGCGCGCAGCTCGCGGCAGGCGGACAGGATCTCGGGGCCGCCCGCCGCGTGGATGGCGCCGTCGACGCCTCCTCCGCCGAGCAGCGAGGAGTTGGCCGCGTTGACGACGGCGTCGACGTCCTGGGTGGTGATGTCACCTGCCACGAGCTCGATGCGCATGCGGCCCAGTGTGCGCGACGCCGGACCCGCCGGCGCCCGGGGTCAGGCGAGCGCGCGGCGGCGCAGGGCCACGACCGCCAGCCCCGCGGCCGCGAGCAGCGCACCCAGCGCCCCCACCGTGGCGAATCCGACCGACGCAGCGCCGCGGTCGATGGCGAAGCCCGCGAGAGGCGCGCCGACGGCCGTGCCCACGGTGAGCGCCGAGCCGTGCCAGCCCATCGCCTCACCGCGCACGGCCTCGGGCACGAGCGCGGTCAGCACCTCCGCCGTCGCCGTGATGACCGGGGCGCACAGGAACCCCGCCGGCAGCATGGCGAGCGAGAGGGCGAGCGGACCGTGAGCCAGTCCCACCGGCACGGTGAGCGCGCCCAGCCCGAAGAGCAGCCAGAACGGCGGCAGCGAGCGCGGGACGAGACCGTAGACCACCCCGCCCAGCAGTGACGCGAACGCCCACACCGCGGCGACCAGGCCAGTCCACCCGAGCTCGCCGGTCGACCGCAGCGAGGCGATGATCGACACGTCGGTGCCGGCGAGCACCACCGTCGCGCCCGCAGCCGCCGCCAGCACCGCGAGCAGCGCCGGCGTCACGGGGATGCCGACCTTCGGGCGCGCGCGGCCGTCGTGGCGGTCGGCGGCGTCCTGCGCGGTGCGCTCGGCGCTGCGCGTCGGCGGGTTCAGCGCCATCAGGCCCACACCCGCGAGCACCATCGACACCCCCAGCGCCACCAGGGCGAGCGCCGTCGACGCGTGCGTCGCGAGGAGCACACCGAGGGCCGGCCCCACCATGAACGACACCTCGACGCTGACCGAGTCCAGCGCGAAGGCCGTGCGTCGCTGGGCCTGCGGCACCATGAGCGACAGCGCCAGCCGCACGACGGTGAACGTCGGGAGCCCGAGGGCACCGCCGACGACCACCGTCGCGACGAGCGCGGGGAACGGCAGCCACGGCGCAGTGCACCACACCGCGCCCTCGGCGACGAGGGACGGGATCAGCGCCGTGCGCAGCCCCAGGCGGTCGACCGCGCGGCCCCGCCACGGCGCCCCGAGGGCCATCCCCACGGTCCAGGCGGCCACGACGAAGCCCGCGGCTCCGTAGCCGCGGCCGAGCGTGGTGACGACGTGCACGGTGAGGATGACGGCAGTCGCGGCGTGCGGGATGCGGGCCGCGATGCCGAGCAGGGTCAGCGAGCGCACACCCGGCACCGCCAGCACCCGGCGGTAGGGGGTCAGGGGCACGCCGGCCAGTCTGGCAGCCGCCTGCGAGCGCTCAGCCCTCGGCAGGTGCCGGCGCGCGCACGAGCGCCAGCTCGACGCCGTCGACCCGCTCGCGCACCACGTCGCTGGCTTGCAGCCGCTCACCCACCCGCGCGCCGAGAGCGCGCAGCGCCTCGCGATCGAGGTCAGCTGACACCGCGACGACGACCCGCAGCTCGGCCCGCTCCCCCGGCTCACCGGTCACCGAGTCGACGTCGGCGAGGGCCGCCGCGACGCCCCGCAGGACGGCAGCCACCTGCGGGTCGCGGTGGGCGGGCACCCACGGCCGTCCTTGGCCCAGCGCCCACAGCGCCGGGCGCCCGACGACGAAGCTGACCGGCCCGGAGGGGTCGAGCACCATGGCGTCGCAGCCTTCGGCGACGGCCGACACCGCAGCCCGGCGGGCCTCGACCGGCACGGGACGCGCTGCCGAGTCCCACCGCGCCAAGGACTCCAGGCTGCTGAAGACCGGGAGCGCACGGACGCCGTCCGGCGAGGTCAGCGTCACCAGGGCCATGTCGGCCTGCTTGTCGGCCGTCCCGTGCGCGGCCTCGATGCCTTCGCCGAGCACCGCCACGACGGGCACCAGCAGGCGCGCGGTGGCGAGCGCCGCCACGACGTCCTCGTCGCCGGCCCGACCCGCGGCGTTGTCGGCCAGCGCGTGCTGCAGGGCGGCGTCCGCGCTGCCGTCGTCGCCGGGGAACCCACCCGCGGGCAGCGTGCGGCCGGTCCACGGCACGCCCGCCGAGTCAGCCGCCTCACCGGACGACGCGTGGTCGGCCATCAGTACGCCCGGGCCACGACCGCGATCGCCCCGGGCTCGTCGTCGGAGTCCGGCACGCCGCCGTCGGGCCGCACGAGGCAGCGGACGGTGACCCCGCGGGCCGCGAGCTTCGCCTCACCCTCCACCCCGAGCGTCGACCACGGGATGCGAGCCCAGCCGGCCGTGGCCGCCTCGGCTGCCTCGTCGACCGAGGTGACGTCGGCGGTGAGCCGCTCGCGGCGGGCGAGCGCCTCGTCGTGCAGGGCCTGGTGGTCAGCAGCGAGCGCTTCGCTCACGGCCCGCACGACGTCCGCGAGCGCCGTCGGCGTCTTGGTCTGGGGCACGCGCCGCACCACCGTCACCTGGCCCTCGGCGAGGTCGCGCGGCCCCACCTCGATCCGCACGGGCACGCCCTTGAGCTCGGCGTCGACCGCGCGGCGCCCGAACGGCGTGTCGGTGCGGTCATCGAGCTCGACGCGCACACCGGCTGCCCTCAGCTCGTCGACGAGGCGGTGCGCGGACGCCGCG harbors:
- the rplT gene encoding 50S ribosomal protein L20 — protein: MARVKRAVNAQKKRRVVLERASGYRGQRSRLYRKAKEQVTHSLGYAYRDRRAKKGDFRRLWIQRINAAARANGMTYNRFIQGLKAAGVEVDRRMLAELAVNDAAAFTTLVELSRANVPATTDAATDAA
- a CDS encoding O-acetyl-ADP-ribose deacetylase, producing MRIELVAGDITTQDVDAVVNAANSSLLGGGGVDGAIHAAGGPEILSACRELRATSLPRGLPTGQAVATTAGRLPARWVIHTVGPVYGRDPAAAELLASAYRESLRVADELGAASVAFPSISTGAYGYPLAEAAPIAVRTVRESGAAVAHVRFVLCGRAAYAAFELALADR
- a CDS encoding DUF1844 domain-containing protein encodes the protein MDEHSSIPSAPEPDAAAVRDIADVPAIEVITTTALHLMSAAAVKCGLGADEESAAHRDLDEARKLISALAGLVTAAAPEVGNQHARLLRDGLRQVQLAFREASPVPDPPGQGPGEKLTGPVS
- the infC gene encoding translation initiation factor IF-3, which codes for MSEPRINDRIRVPEVRLVGPNGEQVGIVRVEDALRLAQEADLDLVEVAPTARPPVCKLMDFGKFKYEAALKAREARKNQINTVIKEIKLRPKIDPHDYGTKKGHVERFLKAGDKVKVTIMFRGREQSRPELGFRLLQRLAEDVAELGFVESAPKQDGRNMIMVLGPTKKKADAKAEERRRRSAADDAAAAADSATEPSTSPAETPAPAEA
- the rpmI gene encoding 50S ribosomal protein L35; the protein is MPKNKTHSGAKKRFRITGKGKVMREQAGHVHKFHEKTPQKARALSNDVVVAKSDVKKIKKLLGR
- a CDS encoding MFS transporter, with the translated sequence MPLTPYRRVLAVPGVRSLTLLGIAARIPHAATAVILTVHVVTTLGRGYGAAGFVVAAWTVGMALGAPWRGRAVDRLGLRTALIPSLVAEGAVWCTAPWLPFPALVATVVVGGALGLPTFTVVRLALSLMVPQAQRRTAFALDSVSVEVSFMVGPALGVLLATHASTALALVALGVSMVLAGVGLMALNPPTRSAERTAQDAADRHDGRARPKVGIPVTPALLAVLAAAAGATVVLAGTDVSIIASLRSTGELGWTGLVAAVWAFASLLGGVVYGLVPRSLPPFWLLFGLGALTVPVGLAHGPLALSLAMLPAGFLCAPVITATAEVLTALVPEAVRGEAMGWHGSALTVGTAVGAPLAGFAIDRGAASVGFATVGALGALLAAAGLAVVALRRRALA
- a CDS encoding SseB family protein, translated to MADHASSGEAADSAGVPWTGRTLPAGGFPGDDGSADAALQHALADNAAGRAGDEDVVAALATARLLVPVVAVLGEGIEAAHGTADKQADMALVTLTSPDGVRALPVFSSLESLARWDSAARPVPVEARRAAVSAVAEGCDAMVLDPSGPVSFVVGRPALWALGQGRPWVPAHRDPQVAAVLRGVAAALADVDSVTGEPGERAELRVVVAVSADLDREALRALGARVGERLQASDVVRERVDGVELALVRAPAPAEG